Below is a genomic region from Paludicola sp. MB14-C6.
AAAATATCACATCCGTTTTTTCAAGTAAAAGGAACCGCACTCACCACTCATTTTTGGAGGTAAGTATGAAAAGAGTCGTAATAACCGGAATGGGGGCAATTTCCCCAATTGGAACAACAGTAGATAGTTTTTTTGACAGTATCAAAAGCGGTAAACATGGGATTGCTCCGATAACAAGCTATGATACAAGCAATAGCGAGGTAAAACTTGCTGCTGAGGTTAAAGATTTTGATCCACTACAATATTTTGATAAAAAAGAATTAAGACGTACAGACCGTTTTAACCAATTTGCTATCGCAGCAGCTACACAAGCAGTTGAAGATTGCGGTACGAAATTTGAAGATTTAGATCCATTTCGTATTGGCGTAATCGTTGGTAGCGGTATCGGCGGTTTTCAAACGATTGAACAAGAATATAATAAATTTTTAGAAAAAGGCGGAAATCGTGTTTCTGTTTTCTTCGTACCAATGATGATTACAAATATGGCAGCCGGCAGCATTGCAATGAAATACGGATTTAAGGGTGTAAACTATGCACCAGTAACAGCGTGTGCAACTTCTTCTCATGCAATTGGCGAGGCTTTCCGTGCAATCAAACATGGCTACGCTGATGCGGTTGTAACGGGCGGTTCCGAAGCAGCAATCACTGAATTTTCAATTGCAGGCTTTAACAACATGAAGGCTCTTTGTCAAAGTGAGGATGTCAATCGTGCTTCTATCCCGTTTGATAAAGAACGTAATGGCTTTGTAATGGGCGAAGGCGGTGCAATTTTGGTATTAGAAGAATTGGAACATGCAAAAGCAAGAGGTGCTAAAATTTATGCTGAAATCGTAGGTTATGGCGCTACAGGTGACGCTTATCATATGACAAGCCCTGATCCGGAAGGAAGAGGTGCTGCAAAAGCAATGGAGTTAGCATATACAGAAGCTGGCATTACAGCTGATAAAGTGGATTATATTAACGCACATGGTACTTCTACCGGATTAAACGATAAATATGAAACCATCGCTATTAAAAGTGCATTTGGTGACCATGCTAATACCCTTGCAATCAGTTCAACAAAATCTATGACAGGACACCTTCTAGGTGCAGCTGGTGCAATTGAAGCAATTGTATGTGCAAAATCTTTGCAAGAAGGCATTATTCCTGCAACCATTGGCTATCAAGTAGCGGATGAAGAATGTGACTTGGATTATGTAACAGAAGGATTAAGAAAGCAAGATATTCAATATGCTATTTCAAACTCTTTAGGCTTTGGCGGACATAACGCTTCCCTATGCTTTAAAAAATATCAAGATTAGTTTCAACGATAAAGGAGAATAACGATGCTTAATTTCAATGAAATTAAAGAACTTATGGATAAAATGCAGCAAACAAATCTTGGCGAGCTTTCCATTAAAGATGGTGACTTTGAATTAAAACTAGAAGCTAAAAAAGCTCCAAAGGTAGTAAGCTATGCTGATGCTAACGATAATATAGTTGAAACAGCTCAGGTTGCCGCTAGCAGTGTTGCAGCTCCAAAAGTTGCTGAAACACCTGTGGCTCAAGTAAGCGGTAATGTTGTAAAATCACCAATCGTTGGTACGTTCTACGCTGCTGCTGCTCCGGATAAACCTGCTTTTGTAAAGGTAGGCAGTATGGTGAAAAAAGGCGATGTATTGTGTGTTATTGAATCCATGAAGCTGATGAACGAAATTCAAAGTGACTTTGACGGTGAGGTTGTAGAAATCAAAGTGGAAAATTCACAAGGGGTTGAATATGGTCAACCGCTAATGATTATTCGCTAATATATTGTAGCGATACTAGGAGGTTTACTATGCCATTATTAACACAAGAACAAATTAAAGAGATTATTCCGCATCGTGATCCATTTTTACTGATTGATGAAATTGAAGAAATGGAAATTGGTGTTCGTGCAATTGGAAAGAAAATGCTTACTGTGGACGATTACTGGTTTCAAGGACATTTCCCACAAGAGCCTGTTTTACCGGGTGTTCTTACAATGGAAATGCTTGCGCAAACTGCAGCGGTTTGCTTGATGTCACTTCCAGAATATAAGGGTAAAATCGGGTATTTCGCAGGAATTGACAAAGCAAAGTTTCGCAATAAAGCTGTTCCTGGTGATGTTCTTATGCTTGAAATTGAAGTGCTTAAAGTTCGTGGCCCAATTTGTATTGTCAGCGGTAAGGCAACCGCAAACGGAAAAACTGTGGCTTCAGCTGAATTAAAGTTTGCAATCGGAGCATAATTGCAAACACTTATTTTCCGACTTAAGGAGGAAATACATTTGTTCGATAAAATTTTAATTGCAAATAGAGGAGAAATCGCAGTCCGTATTATCCGAGCTTGTAGAGAGCTTGGTGTTCGTACCGTTGCGGTTTTTTCAGAAGCAGACCGTGGTGCATTACACGCACAAATTGCAGATGAAGCAATTTGTATCGGTCCTGCAGCTACAAAAGACAGTTATTTAAACGTAAAAGCTATTTTAGCCGCTTGCGAGCTCACTGGAGCACAAGCGGTTCATCCAGGTTTTGGGTTTTTGTCTGAAAATGCTGCATTTGCTCGTAACTGTGAGCGTTGTGGTGTAACTTTTATTGGTCCACTTGCAGAGTCAATTGACTTAATGGGCGATAAAGCACAAGCTAAAAAAACCATGAAGGATGCAGGAGTTCCGGTTGTTCCGGGTTCCGAAGGCGTTGTGAAATCCATTGAAGAAGGAAAACAAATCGCTGCTGATATTGGGTACCCAATCATGGTAAAAGCCTCTGCCGGTGGCGGAGGACGTGGAATTCGCTTAGTGAATAGCGAAAATGAATTGGAAGCCGCAATGACTGCCGCACAACAAGAAGCATTAAATTTCTTTGGTAACGATGAAGTATACATAGAGAAATTCATTGTAAACCCACGACATGTAGAAATTCAAATTTTAGCAGATACACATGGTAATGTTGTGCATTTAGGTGAACGTGATTGCTCTATGCAACGAAGAAATCAAAAGGTTTTAGAAGAATCTCCTTGTCCTGTTATGACAGAAGAGCTGCGTGCGAAAATGGGTGACGCTGCGATAAAAGCCGCAAAGGCTTGTAATTACCGAAATGCGGGAACAATAGAATTTTTACTTTCCGGAAATGATTTTTACTTTATGGAGATGAATACAAGAATTCAAGTAGAGCATCCTGTAACAGAACTTGTAACAGGAATTGACCTTGTAAAGCATCAAATTTTGATTGCTGCGGGAGAGAAAATGAACCTTTGTCAAGAAGATATCAAGCTTTCCGGTCATGCAATTGAATGCCGTATTAACGCTGAAAATCCATACTTTAACTTTAGACCGTCTCCGGGTAAAATAACAGCACTGCATATGCCTGGTGGGCCTGGAGTCCGTATTGATAGCGCAGTATACCAAGGCTATGTAATATCACCTCATTATGACAGCATGATAGCAAAACTGATTGTTTATGCGCCAACTCGAACTGAGGCGATTAAAAAGATGAAATGGGCTTTAGCAGAATTTTTAGTCGAAGGTGTTGACACGAATATAGATTTTCAGCTAAACTTACTTAGAGATGAGAATTTTGAAAATGCAACTTATGATATTGGATATTTGTCTAGAACCCAAATTATGAAGCAACCCAAATAAGATAAATTTTTAAGATTAACACATAAAGCAATATTCGTATCAGCAAAAAGGAGGCGTAGGTTTGCTCGAAGATTTATTTAAAATTGTAAAAACACGTGCAGGTGATGATAACAAATCTGATAAGAAAGCAAAATTCACGATACCGGATGATCTTTTGTTTAAATGCCCTCGTTGTAACAGCGTTGCATTTATGGACGATTTTATTGGCAAATCCAAAGTGTGCGCAGAATGTTCCTATCATGCAAGATTAACTGCTGTTGAACGATTGAATATTACAATCGATAAAGGTTCTTTTCAAGAATTTGATGCAACTATGACGAGTAAAAATCCAATTGAATTTGAAGGATATCCAGAAAAAATACTTTCTATGCAAAACAGTACAGGACTAAAAGATGCTGTTGTTACGGGTGAATGTACCATTCGTAATAAACATTGCGTCATTGCAGTAATGGATTCTAACTTTATGATGGCATCTATGGGTTCTGTTGTTGGCGAAAAAATTGCAAGAGCATTTGAACGTGCAACTGAGAAGAAACTTCCTGTTGTTATTTTTTGCGCTTCCGGTGGAGCTAGAATGCAAGAAGGAATTGTTTCTTTAATGCAAATGGCTAAGACCTCTGCGGCTGTCGCACGTCATAGTGATAATGGTTTGTTATATATTACTGTTTTAACCGATCCTACAACAGGTGGTGTTACTGCGTCGTTTGCCTCTTTAGGTGATATTATTATTGCCGAGCCAAAGGTGTTAATTGGATTTGCAGGAAGACGTGTAATTGAGGGTACAATCAAACAAAGGTTGCCTGATGATTTTCAATCTGCTGAATTTTTATTAGAGCATGGCTTTGTTGATATGATTGTGGATCGCAAAGATATGCGACGTACTCTATCTCGCTTAATTCGTTTGCATACAAAGGAGGGGGCAAGATGAGTCAATTATTAGCCTCTGAAAGAATAGAAATTATCAGAAATAAAGAGCGTCCAACGATAAATGATTTTATTCCATTGCTTTTTGATGAATTCTGCGAAATGCATGGGGATCGTTTGTTTGGCGACGATGCTGCAATTATTGGCGGTGTTGCAAACTTTAGAGGAATGCCGATTACCGTAATTGCACAAGTAAAAGGTCGTAACATAGATGAAAATAAAAAAGCTAATTTTGCGATGCCTCATCCGGAAGGATATCGTAAAGCATTGCGTTTAGCAAAACAAGCAGAAAAATTTCACCGTCCTGTTGTTTGTTTTATCGATACTCCAGGCGCATTTTGCGGAATTGCCGCTGAAGAAAGAGGACAAGGGGAAGCAATAGCTCGAAATCTTTTGGAACTAAGTCGTTTAAAGACACCTATCGTTTCCATTGTAATGGGTGAAGGTGGTAGTGGTGGCGCGTTGGCATTAGGCGTTTGTGATGAGCTTGCTATGCTTGAAAATGCGGTATATTCCGTTATTTCTCCAAGGGGATTTGCAAGCATACTATGGAAAGATGCTTCCAGAGAAAAAGAAGCTGCAAATCGCTGTAAGATAACTGCCGAAGATTTAATGGAATTAGGCATATGTGATTTCATTATTTCGGAACCCGTTGGAGGTGCACATAATAACCATCAGCAAACGGCTGAGAATATTTCTGATTATTTGTATCACACTTTAACAAATTTACAAAAAAAAGATATTGCATTATTGTTAGAGAATAGATATAATAAGTTTAGAAAAATTGGAGAGTTCGAAGAATAGGCTTAATTACTGCAATTTTTCTAACTTTTCAATAAAAGAAATAAAGATATGCATATTTTTATTTCTTCAGAATAACCTATAGAACATAATGGTAGGTTATCCGATTGATTTCCACGCATAATATAGCGTTGCATAACCTAGCATTTATGCTATATGCGTTGAGAAAATAAATTAACTATGAATATATGTATAAAGGAGGTAGTTTGACAATGGTATTTGATAAAATTAAATCTATTTTAGTAGATCAACTAGATGTTGATGAAGATGCTGTTACTATGGAAGCTTCTATTTCTGATGACCTAGGTGCTGATTCTCTTGATGTAGCTGATATTGTTATGTCTTTGGAAGAAGAATTTGATCTTGAGGTTCCTGACGAGGTTTTAGCTAACGTTAAAACTGTTGGTGATATCGTTAAGTATATCGAAGAAAACGTTGAATAATTAACATTTTGATAAAAAGACCGTTTCGAAACTCGAAACGGTCTTTTTTTATTTACATTTGTTCTATTTTATTTGCAACAGGTTCTAACCATTCGCCTTCAAACAGTTCAACAACACCTTTATCGACTACTTTTGCAAGTTCAGGGTTGATTGGTAGTTTTGCTAATACCTCTAAATTATATTGTGCGGCAATCTCTTCAATGTGGCTATCTCCGAATATTTTAATTTGCTTGTCACAATCCGGACATTGTACATAGCTCATATTTTCAATTAGTCCTATAATAGGAATGTTCATCATATTCGCCATTCGAACAGCTTTTCCTACAATGAAAGACACCAACTCTTGAGGAGAAGTGACAATGATGATACCATCAAGAGGAATGGATTGAAATACAGTCAGAGGAACATCACCTGTTCCCGGAGGCATATCGACAAACATATAGTCAACATCATTCCAAATAACATCAGACCAGAATTGTTTTACAGCTCCTGCAATAACAGGGCCACGCCATACAACCGGATCTTGAGCATCTTCTAATAAAAAGTTTACTGACATTACGTCAATACCCATTTTAGTTTTAACAGGATAGATACCGAACTCACAAGCTTCTGCTCTTTGGTTTAATCCAAAAGCCTTTGGAATGGATGGGCCGGTAATATCTGCATCTAATATTGCGGCATGAAGGCCACGTCGTTGCATGGAAACCGCCATTAAGCTGGTTACAAGCGATTTTCCGACACCGCCCTTACCACTTACTATGCCAATTACTTTTTTAACTTTACTTAACTCATTTAATGGGGCAATTAAACTTTCGTGTTCGCTTTGTTTGCTGCTGCAATCTGCGCCGCAGCTGCCACAATCATGTGTACATCCCATATATTTTCCCTCGCTTTCATATACTATACCATTATACTCCATTTTTATTGATTGTCAATTCTTATCATTGATTTATTCAATATAAGCATATTATTATAAAAAAGCTGAGAAACAAAATAAATAATCGGTTAGTTTTACTCTAGCTTTTTCGGATAAAATTATGTAAAATAGGAGTGTAAATAAATTAAGCAGAGTAGAATTTTGTGCGTTAAGTGCTGTTTGAACGGGGAGTTGTCAAACAGACGAAAAGGTTACTTGCGGTACAAAGTTCGCATCCCGCTGCTACATAATAGGATAGCTATAATTATGAACAATTATGACCTCCTTTATGTGGCATTTTGTGGCACATAAAGGAGGTTTTTTATATGCCAAATCAGAATCAATCAATCATTCCACTTATTTTCACTAAAGATTATTGGAAGCATGCAGTTAATCCAAATAAGAAATTGCTGTTATTAACGGTAACTGCTTTACTAATGGCGCTCAATATTGCAATTAGTTCGTTCTTTATTCCTGTAGGAGAAAACCTTAGAATTTACTTTAGCTTCATTCCTACTTCGCTTGCTTGTATGATAGGCGGCCCAATTACAGCAATTTGTTATGGTTTTGGAGTAGATATCCTTGGAACAATGATCCACCCCACAGGTGCATTTTTCCCAGGATATACGTTATCCTCTATACTTGGTGCATTGATATACTCCCTATTCTTCTTTCGCCAACGCATTACCGTTCTCAGAATATTTCTCTGTAAGCTTTCAATTAACGTATTCGTTAACATTATGTTAGGCTCTTTATGGAGCTATATGCTATTTGGGAAAGCGTATTATTATTATCTTGTAAAAAGCACGATTAAAAATAGTATTATGCTTCCAATCGAGGTTATTATCATGGTTATTTTGTTTCAAGCTTTGTTGCCAAAGTTAAAACAAATGAATTTAATTGAAACAGCAAAAACGAAAATATCATTCTTTTAAAAAGTCAACGTCCTCCTTTTTAATGTAAGGAGGACGTTGTTTTACTGTTGCCTTTAGGCTTAATAAAACCCCTGGTTCTACCAGGGGTAGGTAAAAAAGCCTTGGCAAAAATAAAACCTCCATGTTAAAATAGTGACGGTTTGGCGACCGTATCACAAAGATAACAAGGAGGAATTAAGCAATGAAAAATGAAGTAAAACAGACAGCACATTCAAGTTATAGGTGCGAATACCATATAGTGTTTGCACCAAAATATAGAAGAAAAATAATTTATAAAGATTTGCGAAGAGATGTAGGTGAAATATTTCGAAAATTATGCACAGAAATGAAAGTGGAAATAATAGAAGCGGAGGCATGTGTAGATCACATACACATGTTAGTAAGTATTCCACCGTATATGAGTATATCACAGTTTGTAGGAACACTCAAGAGTAAGAGTGCACTGATGATATTCGATAGGCATGCAAATTTAAAATATAAATATGGATCACGAAATTTTTGGTGTAGAGGTTATTTTGTAGATACAGTAGGAAAAAATGAAAAGAAAATAGCAGAGTACATTCGAAACCAATTAGAAGAAGATTATGCAAAAGACCAAATTTCATTTAAAGAATATACGGACCCGTTTACGGGTAATCAAGTGAAATAGGGCAAAAAACAAACAGCCACTTATAGTGGCTGCCTGTAATTGTGATGCGATGACAAACTTTCAGCACCCCTTTGAGGGGTCAGCACGAGTTGACCCTTCTAGGGTCTGAGCAAACCACTAGTTCACTAGTGGTTTCAGCTTGTAGAAAAAGTCTCCTAAATTCGATGATTTAGGGGACTTTTGACGCGAAAAATGGTATAATTAAATAGGGTGATTAAATGTTAGTTAAAGCTAAAAAAGACCGAACACAAGTAGAGTTTTTGTGCTTAGAAGAATTTATTCCAGCAGAACATTTGCTTAGAAAAATAGATAGTGCAGTGGATTTCTGTCATATATATGATTTCGTAGAGGATTTGTATTGTAAAGATAATGGAAGACCAAGCATAGACCCAGTAGTACTAATCAAAATGGTCTTAATACAACATTTGTATGGAATAAGTTCGTTGCGCAAATTGGTAGAAGAAGTACAAATGAACTGTGCATATCGTTGGTTTTTAGGATATTTAATGACAGAACAAATACCTCACTTTACAACAATAAGTTATGCCTTTAAACATAGATTTAACGAGAATACTATTGCATGCATTTTCAACTGGATATTGAATGAAATCAATGATATGGGATATCTTGACCCAGAGGTGGTATTTGTAGATGGAACCCATATAAAAGCAAATGCAAATATAAAAAAGGTTGTAAAGAAATCAATCCCCGTAGCAGCAAAACATTATGAGAAACAACTAATGGACGAAATCAATAAAGATAGAGAAGAACATAAAAAAAAGCCATTTGACGATACAAAGCCACCTAAAATAGAAGAAAAAATCATCAATGAATCAACCACTGACCCTGAAAGCGGTGTATTTCATAAAGGAGAGCATAAGAAATGCCTTGCTTATGAAGCACATACAGCTTGTGACAAAAAAGGCTACATTGTAGATGTTCATGTAACAGCAGGCAATGTACATGACAGCGTAGCATTCGATGATTTGTATGATAAATTAAAAGAAAACCACCCCGAAATCCAAACAATAGTGGCAGATAGTGCCTACAATACTCCCTATATTGCAAAAAGACTTATAGATGATGGAAAAGATTTATTAGTACCATATCGTAGACCAATGACAAAACAAGGCTTTTTTAAGAAATATGATTTTTCATATGATGAATATTTTGACTGTGTAGTATGTCCAAACAATAAAGTTTTACACTATTCCACCACGAATAGAGAAGGATACAAAGAATTTAAAAGCAATCCAAACGACTGTAAAATCTGTGGGTTTCGTTACAAATGCACTGAAAGTAAAGAATTCCAGAAACAATACACAGTTCATGTTTGGCATGAGTACTTAGAGCAAGTTTCAGATATTCGTTATGCAATAAAATACAAAGATCTTTATGCACAGCGAAAAGAAACGATTGAGCGAGTTTTTGCTGATGCGAAAGAAAAATACGCAATGCGTTATACACCTTATCGAGGTCTTGCCCAAGTAACAAACTGGGTTAGGCTTAAATTTGCGTGCATGAACCTTAAAAAGCTGGCAATACATAAGTGGAGGGTGAACTCTCCTTTTTGTATCCTTTGCACTTTTTTCAAATTTTCAACCATATATTCAAAAGCCCGACTTTGGTTACGCCAAAATCGGGCTTTTTCTTCAGACTGAAACCACTAGTTCACTAGTGGTTTTGATTCAAACCCTTTTCTTAATACAGATAACGCTTTCTTTTCAATTCTTGAAACATATGAACGAGATATTTTCAATTTTGAGGCTATTTCCCTTTGTGTTAGCGGATGATATCCATTTAGTCCATAACGTAGGATAATGATAGTTCGTTCTCTTGGTTCAAGCTTTTGTTCTATAAATTTATATAGCTTTTCTGATTTCATCTTTAAATCAATATTATCAATTAAGCTTTCTTCATCCGAAAAAATGTCCATTAAAGTAATCGAATTTCCGTCCATGTCACTATCAATTGGCTCGCTGATATATACATCACCTGCCGTTTTTTTAACGTTTCTAAAATGCATAAGGATTTCATTTTCAATACAACGTGCGGCATATGTTGCAAATCTAGTTCCTTTTTCGTAAGTGAAGGTGTTTACTGCTTTAATCAATCCGATTGTTCCTATGGAAATAAGGTCATCTTGGTCATTGGTAGAAGAATAGTATTTCTTAACAATGTGTGCGACAAGGCGTAAATTATGTTCAATTAGCTTATTGCGTGCGTTGGTATCGCCTTGTTCTTTGAGTTCAAAGTATTCTCGCTCTTTTTCCGCTGTTAAGGGCTTGGGAAACGAGCCATTGCCCTCAATATGCAATGCTAAATATAAAAGGTTGCTCAGTGCAAGACTAATTAAAGCAGAAAACATGGTCTAACCTCCCCTTCACACTAAAGTATATGAAGAGGATTTCAATAATTTGTATGTCCACAAAAAAGTCTTATATAAAGCGAAATGGCGGAACCTCTAATTGAGAATTCCAGCCATTTCGCTTTATATTTAGTTATGAATGGATTAAGGTAACCATCTTAATGGATTTTGTCGATTACCGCTGGTTTGAACTTCAAAATGAAGATGATTTCCGGTTGAATTACCCGTACTACCAACTCTTGCTATTGTTTCACCTTGACTTACTACATCACCCGGTTTGACAAGCAAGCTGCTTGCATGTGCATACCAAGTTTGAACTCCGCCACCATTATCGATTTTTACCATTCTTCCGTAGCTTCCACCCCAGCCGGCAAATACAACTCTACCAGCAGCTGCTGCACGGATAGGAGATCCATAGCCATTACCACGGAAAGCAATATCAATACCAGTATGACGTCTACCGCCGCCAAATGGAGATGAAATATAACCACCGGATACCGGCCAAATAAAGCCTGAACCGGAAACGGATCCTCTATAAGGAGTATTATCTTGATAGAATGTACCGGTTCCCTTCGTTACTAATTCATCAACTGGATCTTTTACTCGAACTCTATCAATAATTTCTCGGCCAATTTCCATACCGTTTACACGTTGGACTTTTGCGGTGATGGTTTCTTCACCTTTAACGCCTTTTCGAGTAACGGACGACTGACCTTTGTATATTTTTGTTGATTCGGTAACTTTTCTTTCAAAACCAACTTCAGCACTGTAGGTTTCTGTGGAAATAACGCTTACAGGCAAGAAAGGCTGTGATTTATTTACTAATACAGATTGACCAATCAAAAGCTTAGACATAATTTGAGGATTCATTTGAACTAACTCATCAACAGATATATCATTTTTTGCAGCAATAATAATCGGCGTATCGCCTTCTTCTACTTGATAGTATGCATCCTTTTCTTCTTCACTGTCAATCAGCTTTATAATATCTTCTTCTTTTGTCATATTGTCTGCTAAGAAAAGACCGGTCTCTAATTTAACATCTTTTGTAAACTGAATTTCTTCATCGGGTTTACCGGTTTTAAATTTCTCTTTTTTCTCTTCAAGCTTGTTTGCTATATCTGTAGCATTTTTTACAGCACCATAAAATTGACCATCGATGCTAATTCCCGTTGCTTGAATAATATCTTTATCGGAAGATTGAATAATTGCATCTGTTAGTTGGGAATCGTCCTTAATTTCTTGCTTTGGAACGACAGCAACAGAAAACTTTGGTAATTTATCAATTTTCTTTTCTTCTTTTTTATAAATCATACGCTCTTGCAATTTTGCTTCTGCTTTTTCAAAAACATTTTCATTTTCAATGTAACCGATATGATTTCCATTGTACTCAACCGATACCGCAAAATGCATTCCGCTTACGTAATTTACTAAGAATACAAATCCAACAGTTGCTGCCACAGGAATTGCATAATTCAAAAGTGTAATAAATACACGTGTGTTATTACGAACACCTTTTAAAAACGCCTTATTTGCATCTTTCAAACGAACAAGAAAGCCTTTATCTTTATTTTGATTAAAACCTGCTTTTACAACGTTATTCGCATCTATAAAGAAATGTAAAAACAAATTAATTTTAAAGCCAATAAAGCGGATTACTTTCAATAAAATTTTAGTAATGCGAATAAAGCCATCCTCTAACCGCTCTACATGACGTTTTAAAAAGCGTACATAAATAGCAGAGTACCTATAGCTGATTTCTTTTCCTGTTTTTATGGTTGATAAACCTACCACCCTTAAAAAGTTGTAGATGATATGATATATATTGGTTAAGGTAGACTCTTTTTTTTCAGTTTCAAATCTTTCTTCCGGAGAAAGATTGAATTGTAAATTCGTTACTTTAGATTCTTTTTTTGTGTCATCGTCAAGTTTTTGTTCAGTGTGTTTTTCCATTTGTTTCGTAGCCAAAACACGTTCCTCCTTGCTAGATCATTTTTGTGTGTAATTATAATAGAAATTACACATCTGTTACTTTAATTATTACAAAACAGTAACAACGTTATTTATATTATACACAAATATCAGAATTTTGCAATACTTTTGTAACTATTTTAAGCGAAATTTTTATTTTGTTTACAATTTATACTATTTTTGCGCTAGTTAATAGTTACATGACATTTCGCTATTTTTACAAAGGAAAAAGCAGACTTATTTATGATATACTAAAATGTTACTTTTTGCAATAACAGAAAGACAGTGTTATAATAATAGTTACAAAATAATGATATCTTTTCATTAGTAAATGAATCATTTTTTGATATTCAATACGACATGATTGAAGAAAATACAATCTTGTATTTCAATTATAGATGGTATATGATAAACACAATAATAAAAAGAAGAGAAAATTTCGATAAAACACTGGAGGTTCTATGGACATTTTACAAAAAATAACGGGTGAATTTCAACTGAAGCCCGAGTATGCAAGCAACATCGTAAATTTAATTGATGAAGGAAATACGATTCCTTTTATTGCACGTTATCGTAAAGAATTAACAGGTTCTATGGATGACCAAGTATTGCGTGAATTTAGTGATCGCTTAGCCTATTTAAGGGGATTAGAAAAACGAAAAGAAGAAGTAATTTCATCCATTGATTCACAAGGAAAATTAAATGATGAGTTAACGGCTTCTATCTATAACGCAACAACACTTGCAGAAATTGAAGACATCTATCGCCCATATAAACCAAAAAGAAAAACTCGTGCTTCCGTTGCAAGAGAACGTGGGTTAGAGCCGCTAGCCGCTTTATTGTTAGAGCAAAAAAACAACATAACACCTCTTCAAGAAGCGCAGCTTTATATTAATGAAGAGGTACCGACTGCACAAGATGCTTTGAATGGTGCTATGGATATTATTGCCGAGGATATTGCTGATCGAGCTGATCTTAGAAAAACCTTGCGCGCATTTAT
It encodes:
- a CDS encoding Mrp/NBP35 family ATP-binding protein translates to MGCTHDCGSCGADCSSKQSEHESLIAPLNELSKVKKVIGIVSGKGGVGKSLVTSLMAVSMQRRGLHAAILDADITGPSIPKAFGLNQRAEACEFGIYPVKTKMGIDVMSVNFLLEDAQDPVVWRGPVIAGAVKQFWSDVIWNDVDYMFVDMPPGTGDVPLTVFQSIPLDGIIIVTSPQELVSFIVGKAVRMANMMNIPIIGLIENMSYVQCPDCDKQIKIFGDSHIEEIAAQYNLEVLAKLPINPELAKVVDKGVVELFEGEWLEPVANKIEQM
- a CDS encoding folate family ECF transporter S component; translated protein: MPNQNQSIIPLIFTKDYWKHAVNPNKKLLLLTVTALLMALNIAISSFFIPVGENLRIYFSFIPTSLACMIGGPITAICYGFGVDILGTMIHPTGAFFPGYTLSSILGALIYSLFFFRQRITVLRIFLCKLSINVFVNIMLGSLWSYMLFGKAYYYYLVKSTIKNSIMLPIEVIIMVILFQALLPKLKQMNLIETAKTKISFF
- the tnpA gene encoding IS200/IS605 family transposase — protein: MKNEVKQTAHSSYRCEYHIVFAPKYRRKIIYKDLRRDVGEIFRKLCTEMKVEIIEAEACVDHIHMLVSIPPYMSISQFVGTLKSKSALMIFDRHANLKYKYGSRNFWCRGYFVDTVGKNEKKIAEYIRNQLEEDYAKDQISFKEYTDPFTGNQVK
- a CDS encoding IS1182 family transposase, whose amino-acid sequence is MLVKAKKDRTQVEFLCLEEFIPAEHLLRKIDSAVDFCHIYDFVEDLYCKDNGRPSIDPVVLIKMVLIQHLYGISSLRKLVEEVQMNCAYRWFLGYLMTEQIPHFTTISYAFKHRFNENTIACIFNWILNEINDMGYLDPEVVFVDGTHIKANANIKKVVKKSIPVAAKHYEKQLMDEINKDREEHKKKPFDDTKPPKIEEKIINESTTDPESGVFHKGEHKKCLAYEAHTACDKKGYIVDVHVTAGNVHDSVAFDDLYDKLKENHPEIQTIVADSAYNTPYIAKRLIDDGKDLLVPYRRPMTKQGFFKKYDFSYDEYFDCVVCPNNKVLHYSTTNREGYKEFKSNPNDCKICGFRYKCTESKEFQKQYTVHVWHEYLEQVSDIRYAIKYKDLYAQRKETIERVFADAKEKYAMRYTPYRGLAQVTNWVRLKFACMNLKKLAIHKWRVNSPFCILCTFFKFSTIYSKARLWLRQNRAFSSD
- the sigK gene encoding RNA polymerase sporulation sigma factor SigK, with the translated sequence MFSALISLALSNLLYLALHIEGNGSFPKPLTAEKEREYFELKEQGDTNARNKLIEHNLRLVAHIVKKYYSSTNDQDDLISIGTIGLIKAVNTFTYEKGTRFATYAARCIENEILMHFRNVKKTAGDVYISEPIDSDMDGNSITLMDIFSDEESLIDNIDLKMKSEKLYKFIEQKLEPRERTIIILRYGLNGYHPLTQREIASKLKISRSYVSRIEKKALSVLRKGFESKPLVN
- a CDS encoding M23 family metallopeptidase, which codes for MATKQMEKHTEQKLDDDTKKESKVTNLQFNLSPEERFETEKKESTLTNIYHIIYNFLRVVGLSTIKTGKEISYRYSAIYVRFLKRHVERLEDGFIRITKILLKVIRFIGFKINLFLHFFIDANNVVKAGFNQNKDKGFLVRLKDANKAFLKGVRNNTRVFITLLNYAIPVAATVGFVFLVNYVSGMHFAVSVEYNGNHIGYIENENVFEKAEAKLQERMIYKKEEKKIDKLPKFSVAVVPKQEIKDDSQLTDAIIQSSDKDIIQATGISIDGQFYGAVKNATDIANKLEEKKEKFKTGKPDEEIQFTKDVKLETGLFLADNMTKEEDIIKLIDSEEEKDAYYQVEEGDTPIIIAAKNDISVDELVQMNPQIMSKLLIGQSVLVNKSQPFLPVSVISTETYSAEVGFERKVTESTKIYKGQSSVTRKGVKGEETITAKVQRVNGMEIGREIIDRVRVKDPVDELVTKGTGTFYQDNTPYRGSVSGSGFIWPVSGGYISSPFGGGRRHTGIDIAFRGNGYGSPIRAAAAGRVVFAGWGGSYGRMVKIDNGGGVQTWYAHASSLLVKPGDVVSQGETIARVGSTGNSTGNHLHFEVQTSGNRQNPLRWLP